In Paraburkholderia aromaticivorans, a single window of DNA contains:
- a CDS encoding aminomethyltransferase family protein — MAKSWRQAALADRHTALGSRLEDWNGMPTAWTYNQSVADEHEAIRTRAGLMDVSGLKKVHVVGPHAEMLIDYATTRDVSLLCPGKSVYASMLNARGHFVDDCVIYRNGPNAFMVVHGSGEGHELLHRGAIGRNVSVLFDDDLQDLSLQGPVAVDFLAGHVRGIRDLQYFHHTQTTLFGKPVTISRTGYTGERGYELFCKRADAPLIWDTVLEKGRSMGIIPCSFTALDWLRVESSLLFYPFDHSEMHPFADQPAGDTLWELGLDFTVSKNKREFRGAAEHFRLAGKERFRIFGVLVDGTRATQGGDTLWVGERQVGVITCGMVSRLTGQSMAIARLDPALAVHGATLEVRGKDYVLGASSHTLPFDDPEKTKRLAKG; from the coding sequence ATGGCCAAATCATGGCGGCAAGCGGCGCTCGCCGATCGACATACAGCATTAGGTTCAAGGCTTGAAGACTGGAACGGCATGCCGACAGCATGGACCTATAACCAGAGCGTCGCCGATGAGCATGAAGCGATTCGGACGCGCGCGGGCCTGATGGACGTTTCCGGCTTGAAAAAAGTGCACGTCGTGGGTCCGCACGCGGAAATGCTGATTGATTACGCGACGACTCGCGATGTCTCGCTGTTGTGTCCGGGAAAGTCGGTTTATGCATCCATGCTCAATGCGCGTGGCCACTTCGTCGACGACTGCGTCATCTATCGAAACGGTCCGAACGCTTTCATGGTTGTGCATGGTTCAGGCGAGGGGCATGAACTCCTGCACCGGGGCGCGATAGGTCGCAACGTGTCTGTGCTATTCGACGACGACCTGCAGGACCTTTCGCTGCAAGGCCCCGTCGCCGTTGATTTTTTAGCCGGGCATGTGCGTGGCATTCGCGATCTGCAGTATTTCCATCACACCCAGACGACGCTGTTCGGCAAGCCCGTGACGATCTCGAGAACAGGCTATACCGGCGAACGCGGCTATGAGCTTTTCTGCAAGCGCGCGGACGCGCCGCTGATCTGGGATACGGTTCTGGAGAAGGGCCGATCGATGGGCATCATCCCCTGTTCGTTCACGGCGCTCGACTGGTTGCGAGTGGAGAGCAGTCTCCTGTTCTATCCGTTCGACCATTCCGAAATGCATCCATTCGCGGATCAGCCTGCGGGCGACACGCTGTGGGAGTTGGGACTCGACTTCACGGTGTCCAAGAACAAGCGTGAGTTCCGTGGTGCGGCTGAACATTTTCGCCTGGCAGGAAAGGAGCGCTTCAGGATCTTCGGCGTGCTGGTAGACGGAACGAGGGCGACCCAAGGCGGCGACACATTGTGGGTGGGTGAGCGGCAGGTTGGCGTTATCACGTGCGGCATGGTCTCGCGACTCACCGGCCAGTCGATGGCGATTGCCCGCCTGGATCCTGCGTTGGCCGTTCATGGCGCGACGCTGGAGGTGCGCGGCAAGGACTATGTGCTAGGCGCGTCGAGCCACACGCTGCCGTTCGATGATCCCGAGAAGACCAAGCGCCTGGCGAAGGGTTGA
- a CDS encoding glycine cleavage system protein R: MTLTTTLVLTVIGEDRPGLVNAIAEKTTEFGANWLDTRLVSLGGKFAGIVLVSVSQANADALVGALQSLRSNSLSLTLERRADAAALTPARAMTLELVSHDRPGIVREIAGVLAGNKVSIEELETDFVSGSFSGENLFKARARLRAPLELDVVVLRDMIENLANELMADISIDEGLTN, encoded by the coding sequence ATGACTCTGACGACAACGCTCGTATTGACTGTCATTGGCGAAGACAGGCCGGGATTGGTCAATGCCATCGCGGAAAAAACCACGGAATTCGGCGCTAACTGGCTGGACACTCGCCTCGTCAGTCTCGGAGGAAAGTTCGCTGGCATCGTGCTGGTCAGCGTGTCACAAGCAAACGCAGATGCACTGGTCGGCGCGTTGCAAAGTCTTCGCTCAAACAGCTTGAGCCTCACGCTCGAACGGCGCGCCGACGCCGCTGCGTTGACGCCGGCGCGCGCCATGACGCTCGAACTGGTGAGCCATGACCGGCCAGGTATCGTACGCGAAATTGCGGGTGTGCTAGCAGGAAACAAGGTCAGCATTGAAGAACTTGAGACCGATTTTGTCAGCGGCTCGTTTTCCGGTGAAAACCTGTTCAAGGCACGAGCCCGCTTGCGCGCACCGTTAGAACTCGACGTCGTTGTCTTGCGCGACATGATCGAAAACCTGGCTAACGAACTGATGGCCGACATCAGCATCGATGAGGGTTTAACGAATTAG
- a CDS encoding APC family permease yields MSATEKISGLEGIPGAGTPATLRRTLTWKDAFWVASGSPAFVLFTLGAIAATVGQPAWIIWIASIVIGFVQCFTYAEISGLFPHKSGGASIYGAIAWVRYSKFLAPVSVWCNWFAWSPVLALGTGLGASYVLSTLFPADAAINTWSITLLNLDAVKHGLTLRINATFVLGAALLLLTFLVQHHGAQRAAKLQKYMGIAALIPLTLFGIVPLVTGGVHMHNWFPLLPLAHDAHGNVVMGSWNAAGWTLAIGGLFVAGWSTYGFETAVCYTREFKNPKTDTFKAIFYSGLLCLGVYILVPLSFQGAMGLKGLLEPGIYDGTGVAAAMANIIGGGAIVFYVIVVMLVFTLLLSVMTSMMGSSRTLYQASVDGWLPRYLSHVNEHGAPTRAMWTDLCFNLILLLMSDNVAILAMSNVCYFAFVFLNLQAGWIHRLDRPHWARPFKCPNWLLALGALCGFIDLVCIGAGADIWGPGTLRNGLIAIALIIPVFVFRHYVQDKGKFPDAMLDDLELRQDEGVQRHAGYLPYLVLVLTVVVIWVSHEFAVLPT; encoded by the coding sequence TTGAGCGCAACCGAAAAGATAAGCGGCCTGGAAGGCATACCCGGCGCCGGGACGCCGGCGACGCTGCGGCGGACCCTGACATGGAAGGACGCATTCTGGGTGGCGAGTGGATCGCCCGCGTTTGTGCTCTTTACGCTGGGCGCCATCGCCGCAACCGTCGGGCAGCCTGCGTGGATCATCTGGATAGCCTCGATTGTGATAGGTTTCGTCCAATGCTTTACCTACGCCGAAATATCCGGTCTGTTCCCCCACAAATCGGGTGGCGCGTCGATTTACGGCGCAATTGCCTGGGTCCGGTATTCGAAATTTCTTGCGCCTGTTTCCGTGTGGTGCAACTGGTTCGCGTGGTCGCCGGTGCTGGCGCTCGGCACGGGGCTCGGCGCCAGCTACGTTCTCTCGACGCTGTTTCCGGCCGACGCCGCGATTAACACCTGGTCGATTACCCTGCTGAACCTGGACGCCGTCAAGCATGGACTGACCCTGCGAATCAACGCTACCTTCGTGCTGGGTGCCGCGCTCCTGCTGCTGACGTTTCTCGTGCAACACCACGGTGCGCAACGTGCGGCGAAGCTCCAGAAGTATATGGGGATTGCAGCGCTGATTCCGCTGACGCTATTCGGCATCGTACCGTTGGTTACCGGCGGCGTGCACATGCATAACTGGTTTCCGTTGCTGCCGTTGGCCCACGACGCACACGGAAATGTGGTCATGGGGAGTTGGAATGCAGCCGGCTGGACGCTTGCGATCGGCGGGCTGTTCGTCGCCGGATGGTCGACCTATGGCTTCGAAACAGCGGTTTGCTACACGCGAGAATTCAAGAACCCGAAAACCGATACGTTCAAGGCGATCTTCTATTCCGGACTGCTGTGCCTCGGCGTCTATATTCTGGTGCCGCTGTCGTTTCAGGGAGCGATGGGACTCAAGGGGCTGCTGGAACCAGGCATCTATGACGGCACTGGCGTGGCTGCAGCGATGGCTAACATCATCGGCGGTGGCGCCATCGTTTTCTATGTGATCGTGGTGATGCTAGTTTTCACCTTGCTGCTTTCGGTGATGACCTCGATGATGGGGTCGTCGCGAACCTTGTACCAGGCGTCGGTCGACGGATGGCTGCCACGTTATCTGTCGCATGTGAACGAACATGGTGCCCCGACGCGCGCCATGTGGACCGATCTGTGCTTCAACCTGATCTTGCTGCTGATGTCGGACAATGTCGCGATATTGGCCATGTCCAACGTCTGCTATTTCGCCTTTGTGTTTCTGAATCTTCAGGCGGGCTGGATTCACCGGCTCGATCGCCCGCACTGGGCGCGGCCGTTCAAGTGCCCAAACTGGCTGTTGGCGCTCGGTGCGCTCTGCGGATTCATCGACCTCGTTTGCATCGGCGCGGGCGCGGATATCTGGGGTCCGGGGACACTGCGCAACGGCCTCATTGCTATCGCACTCATCATTCCCGTCTTTGTGTTTCGCCATTACGTTCAGGACAAGGGCAAATTTCCCGACGCGATGCTCGATGATCTCGAATTACGTCAGGACGAAGGCGTGCAGCGGCACGCAGGATACCTTCCCTATCTGGTGCTTGTTTTGACAGTTGTGGTGATCTGGGTGTCGCATGAATTCGCCGTGTTGCCGACCTAG